A single region of the Enterobacter cloacae complex sp. R_G8 genome encodes:
- the mdtG gene encoding multidrug efflux MFS transporter MdtG, with product MSPSDAPINWKRNLTVAWLGCFLTGAAFSLVMPFLPLYVEQLGVTGHSALNMWSGLVFSITFLFSAIASPFWGGLADRKGRKIMLLRSALGMAIIMALMGVAQNVWQFLILRALLGLLGGFIPNANALIATQIPRHKSGWALGTLSTGGVSGALLGPLAGGLLADSYGLRPVFFITASVLFLCFIVTLICIREHFTPVAKKEMLHARDVLASLKNPRLVLSLFVTTLIIQVATGSIAPILTLYVRDLAGNVSNIAFISGLIASVPGVAALLSAPRLGKLGDRVGPEKILLCALVISVLLLIPMSMVQSPWQLGLLRFLLGAADGALLPAVQTLLVYNSTNQIAGRIFSYNQSFRDIGNVTGPLVGAGISASFGFRAVFIVTAGVVLFNAIYSWFSLSRTLRPVAE from the coding sequence ATGTCACCCTCAGATGCCCCCATAAACTGGAAACGTAACCTCACGGTTGCCTGGCTCGGCTGTTTTCTTACCGGCGCGGCGTTTAGCCTCGTGATGCCCTTTCTGCCCCTGTATGTTGAACAACTGGGCGTGACGGGTCACAGTGCGCTCAATATGTGGTCTGGTCTGGTGTTCAGCATCACTTTCCTCTTCTCCGCCATTGCTTCGCCGTTCTGGGGCGGCCTTGCCGACCGTAAAGGGCGCAAAATCATGCTGCTGCGCTCGGCGCTGGGGATGGCCATTATCATGGCGTTGATGGGCGTGGCACAGAACGTCTGGCAGTTTCTGATTTTGCGCGCCTTGCTTGGCCTGCTGGGGGGATTTATCCCCAATGCTAATGCGCTGATCGCCACCCAAATTCCGCGTCATAAAAGCGGCTGGGCGCTCGGGACGCTCTCAACCGGTGGCGTGAGCGGCGCATTACTGGGGCCTCTGGCCGGCGGCTTGCTGGCGGACAGCTATGGTCTGCGCCCGGTGTTTTTCATTACTGCCAGCGTGCTGTTCCTCTGCTTTATCGTCACGCTGATCTGCATTCGCGAACACTTCACGCCCGTCGCCAAAAAAGAGATGCTCCACGCGCGGGATGTGCTGGCTTCACTTAAGAACCCCAGACTGGTACTGAGTCTGTTTGTCACCACCCTGATTATTCAGGTTGCGACCGGTTCGATTGCCCCGATTCTGACGCTCTACGTTCGCGATCTGGCGGGCAACGTTAGCAATATTGCCTTTATCAGCGGCCTGATTGCGTCAGTACCCGGGGTGGCGGCTCTGCTCAGCGCCCCAAGGCTGGGCAAACTGGGAGATCGCGTGGGGCCGGAAAAGATCCTGCTCTGTGCCCTGGTGATCTCCGTCCTGCTGCTTATCCCGATGTCGATGGTGCAATCCCCGTGGCAACTGGGGCTGCTGCGTTTCCTGCTGGGCGCTGCCGACGGCGCGTTACTGCCCGCTGTTCAGACCTTGCTGGTCTACAACTCAACCAACCAAATCGCCGGACGTATATTTAGCTACAACCAGTCATTTCGCGACATCGGCAACGTTACCGGCCCGCTGGTGGGTGCCGGGATCTCTGCCAGCTTCGGTTTCCGCGCCGTCTTTATCGTCACGGCAGGCGTGGTGCTGTTTAATGCTATTTATTCATGGTTCAGCTTATCCCGGACATTACGGCCAGTGGCTGAATAA
- the mdoH gene encoding glucans biosynthesis glucosyltransferase MdoH has product MNNTSEYIDAMPLTDIEKAALPESDIRAVHAALDGEHRQFSRDDDSPLGSVKARLEQAWPDSLAEGQLIKDDEGRDQLQAMPKATRSSMFPDPWRTNPVGRFWDRLRGRDVTPRYLSRLTKEEQASEQKWRTVGTIRRYILLLLTLAQTVVATWYMKTILPYQGWALINPADMMGQDIWVSFMQLLPYILQSGILLLFAVLFCWVSAGFWTALMGFLQLLMGRDKYSISASTVGDEPLNPEHRTALIMPICNEDVDRVFAGLRATWESVKATGNAAHFDVYILSDSYNPDICVAEQKAWMELIAEVQGEGQIFYRRRRRRVKRKSGNIDDFCRRWGNQYSYMVVLDADSVMSGDCLSGLVRLMEANPNAGIIQSSPKASGMDTLYARCQQFATRVYGPLFTAGLHFWQLGESHYWGHNAIIRVKPFIEHCALAPLPGEGSFAGSILSHDFVEAALMRRAGWGVWIAYDLPGSYEELPPNLLDELKRDRRWCHGNLMNFRLFLVKGMHPVHRAVFLTGVMSYLSAPLWFMFLALSTALQVVHALTEPQYFLQPRQLFPVWPQWRPELAIALFASTMVLLFLPKLLSIILIWCKGSKEYGGFCRVTVSLLLEVLFSVLLAPVRMLFHTVFVVSAFLGWEVVWNSPQRDDDSTPWGEAFMRHGSQLLLGLVWAAGMAWLDLRFLFWLAPIVFSLILSPFVSVISSRSTVGLRTKRWKLFLIPEEYSPPQVLVDTDKYLEQNRSRTLDDGFMHAVFNPSFNALATAMATARHRASKVLEIARDRHVEQALNETPEKLNRDRRLVLLSDPVTMSRLHYRVWSSPERYSSWVNYYNDLKLNPLALKAK; this is encoded by the coding sequence ATGAATAATACATCTGAATATATTGATGCCATGCCGCTGACGGATATTGAAAAAGCGGCACTGCCTGAGAGCGACATCCGCGCGGTACATGCCGCGCTGGATGGGGAACATCGTCAGTTTTCACGTGATGACGATTCTCCGCTGGGGTCAGTGAAGGCACGTCTGGAGCAGGCATGGCCGGACTCGCTGGCAGAAGGGCAGTTGATTAAAGACGACGAAGGGCGCGATCAGCTTCAGGCGATGCCAAAGGCAACGCGTTCTTCCATGTTCCCCGACCCCTGGCGTACCAACCCGGTTGGCCGCTTCTGGGATCGCCTGCGCGGGCGTGACGTTACGCCTCGTTATCTGTCACGTCTGACGAAAGAAGAGCAGGCCTCCGAACAGAAATGGCGTACCGTGGGGACGATCCGTCGCTACATCCTGCTGCTGCTGACCCTGGCACAGACGGTGGTCGCAACCTGGTACATGAAGACCATTTTGCCTTACCAGGGCTGGGCGCTGATCAACCCGGCAGACATGATGGGCCAGGATATCTGGGTCTCCTTCATGCAACTGCTGCCGTATATCCTGCAAAGTGGCATTCTGCTGCTGTTCGCCGTTCTCTTCTGCTGGGTATCGGCCGGTTTCTGGACCGCGCTGATGGGCTTCCTGCAGCTGCTGATGGGACGAGACAAATACAGCATTTCGGCGTCTACGGTCGGGGATGAACCCCTGAATCCTGAGCACCGTACGGCGCTGATTATGCCTATCTGTAACGAAGACGTTGACCGCGTATTCGCGGGTCTGCGCGCAACCTGGGAGTCCGTTAAGGCAACCGGTAACGCCGCCCATTTCGACGTCTATATCCTGAGCGATAGCTACAATCCGGACATCTGCGTTGCCGAGCAAAAAGCCTGGATGGAGCTGATTGCAGAAGTACAGGGTGAAGGTCAGATCTTCTACCGTCGTCGTCGTCGTCGTGTGAAGCGTAAAAGCGGCAACATTGATGACTTCTGCCGTCGCTGGGGTAACCAGTACAGCTACATGGTGGTGCTCGACGCCGACTCGGTGATGAGCGGTGACTGTCTGAGCGGTCTGGTGCGTCTGATGGAAGCTAACCCGAACGCGGGTATCATCCAGTCTTCGCCAAAAGCGTCCGGCATGGACACGCTTTACGCGCGCTGCCAGCAGTTTGCCACCCGTGTTTACGGGCCGCTGTTTACTGCCGGTCTGCACTTCTGGCAGTTGGGTGAGTCCCACTACTGGGGTCACAACGCCATTATTCGCGTGAAGCCGTTTATTGAGCACTGTGCGCTGGCTCCGCTGCCGGGTGAAGGTTCGTTTGCCGGTTCGATTCTGTCGCACGACTTCGTGGAAGCGGCGTTGATGCGTCGTGCAGGGTGGGGCGTCTGGATTGCCTACGATCTGCCTGGCTCCTATGAAGAACTGCCGCCGAACCTGCTGGATGAACTTAAGCGTGACCGCCGCTGGTGTCACGGGAACCTGATGAACTTCCGTCTGTTCCTCGTCAAAGGGATGCACCCGGTTCACCGTGCGGTATTCCTGACCGGCGTAATGTCTTATCTGTCCGCGCCGCTGTGGTTTATGTTCCTGGCGCTGTCCACGGCTCTGCAGGTGGTGCATGCGCTGACGGAGCCGCAGTACTTCCTGCAACCGCGTCAGCTGTTCCCGGTGTGGCCACAGTGGCGTCCGGAACTGGCGATCGCGCTGTTTGCCTCCACCATGGTGCTGCTGTTCCTGCCAAAGCTGCTCAGTATCATTCTGATCTGGTGCAAGGGCTCAAAAGAGTATGGCGGTTTCTGCCGGGTAACGGTTTCACTGCTGCTGGAAGTGCTGTTCTCCGTGCTGCTGGCGCCGGTACGTATGCTGTTCCATACCGTGTTTGTGGTTAGCGCGTTCCTGGGCTGGGAAGTGGTCTGGAACTCACCGCAGCGTGACGATGACTCCACGCCATGGGGTGAAGCCTTTATGCGTCACGGCTCGCAGCTGCTGCTGGGTCTGGTGTGGGCTGCAGGGATGGCATGGCTGGATCTGCGCTTCCTGTTCTGGCTGGCGCCGATCGTCTTCTCGCTGATCCTGTCGCCGTTTGTGTCGGTCATTTCAAGCCGCTCAACGGTTGGCCTGCGTACCAAGCGCTGGAAACTGTTCCTGATCCCGGAAGAGTATTCACCGCCGCAGGTGCTGGTGGATACCGACAAGTATCTGGAGCAGAACCGCAGTCGTACGCTGGATGATGGCTTTATGCACGCGGTGTTTAACCCGTCGTTTAACGCCCTCGCAACGGCTATGGCTACCGCGCGTCACCGTGCCAGTAAGGTGCTGGAGATTGCCCGCGATCGTCACGTTGAGCAGGCGCTGAACGAAACGCCAGAAAAACTTAACCGCGACCGTCGTCTGGTGCTGTTAAGCGATCCGGTGACCATGTCGCGTTTACACTACCGTGTCTGGTCGTCCCCGGAGCGATACTCGTCGTGGGTGAACTACTACAACGATCTGAAGCTTAACCCGCTGGCGCTGAAGGCGAAGTAA
- a CDS encoding MysB family protein: protein MTMYATLEEAIDAAREEFLADNPGVDEEDADVQQLNIQKYVLQDGDIMWQAEFFADEGEEGECLPILSGEGAQAVFDGDYDEIELRQEWLEENTLHEWDEGEFQLEPPLDTEEGQTAADEWDER from the coding sequence ATGACCATGTACGCCACGCTGGAAGAAGCTATTGATGCCGCTCGTGAAGAGTTCCTCGCCGATAATCCCGGCGTTGACGAAGAAGATGCTGACGTGCAACAACTCAATATCCAAAAGTATGTCCTGCAGGATGGGGATATTATGTGGCAGGCCGAATTCTTCGCTGACGAAGGCGAAGAAGGCGAATGTTTGCCGATCCTGAGCGGTGAAGGTGCCCAGGCCGTCTTTGATGGCGACTATGATGAAATTGAGTTGCGTCAGGAGTGGCTGGAAGAAAACACCCTGCATGAGTGGGATGAGGGCGAATTCCAGCTCGAGCCACCACTGGATACAGAAGAAGGTCAGACGGCAGCTGATGAGTGGGACGAGCGTTAA
- a CDS encoding DUF2770 family protein: MRRIVSFLINNIREHFMLYILLWALLALIDIIYIVFY, translated from the coding sequence ATGCGCAGGATCGTTAGCTTTCTTATCAACAACATTCGTGAGCATTTTATGCTCTATATTTTATTGTGGGCGTTACTGGCACTCATTGATATTATTTACATTGTATTTTACTGA
- a CDS encoding rhodanese-related sulfurtransferase → MPVLHNRVSNEMLKARMLAETEPRTTISFYKYFTINDPQATRDELYKAFTALNVFGRVYLAREGINAQISIPESNVSAFRDFLYGFDPALNGLRLNIALDDDGKSFWVLRMKVRERIVADGIDDPEFNPADVGEYLKAAEVNAMLDDPDAVFIDMRNHYEYEVGHFENAMEIPADTFREQLPKAVEMMQEHKDKKIVMYCTGGIRCEKASAWMKHNGFNKVWHIEGGIIEYARRAREQGLPVRFIGKNFVFDERMGERISEDVIAHCHQCGAPCDTHTNCKNDGCHLLFIQCPACAEKFNGCCSELCSEESMLPEEEQRRRRAGRENGNKIFNKSRGRLNTKLGIPDPE, encoded by the coding sequence ATGCCAGTGTTACACAACCGCGTATCGAATGAGATGTTGAAAGCGCGTATGTTGGCTGAAACCGAACCGCGCACGACCATCTCATTCTATAAATACTTCACGATCAACGATCCGCAAGCGACCCGCGATGAACTTTATAAAGCCTTCACAGCGCTGAATGTGTTCGGGCGCGTCTATCTGGCGCGTGAAGGTATCAATGCCCAGATCAGCATCCCGGAAAGCAACGTGAGCGCCTTCCGCGATTTTCTCTACGGCTTCGACCCGGCACTGAACGGCTTACGCCTGAACATTGCCCTGGACGATGACGGTAAATCATTCTGGGTGCTGCGCATGAAAGTGCGTGAGCGCATCGTGGCAGACGGCATTGACGACCCGGAATTCAACCCGGCCGACGTGGGGGAATACCTGAAGGCGGCGGAAGTCAATGCGATGCTTGATGACCCGGACGCGGTATTCATCGATATGCGTAACCACTACGAATATGAAGTGGGCCATTTCGAGAACGCAATGGAAATCCCGGCCGATACCTTCCGCGAGCAGCTGCCGAAAGCGGTTGAGATGATGCAGGAACATAAAGATAAGAAAATCGTTATGTACTGCACCGGCGGCATCCGCTGTGAAAAGGCCAGCGCGTGGATGAAACATAACGGGTTCAATAAGGTCTGGCATATCGAAGGCGGTATCATCGAGTATGCCCGCCGTGCCCGTGAGCAGGGATTACCGGTACGTTTTATTGGTAAAAACTTCGTCTTTGATGAGCGAATGGGTGAGCGTATTTCAGAGGACGTGATTGCCCACTGCCACCAGTGCGGCGCACCGTGCGACACCCATACCAACTGTAAAAATGACGGATGTCATCTGCTGTTTATTCAGTGCCCGGCGTGTGCGGAGAAGTTTAACGGCTGCTGCAGCGAACTGTGCAGTGAAGAGAGCATGCTGCCGGAAGAAGAGCAGCGCCGCCGTCGTGCGGGTCGTGAAAACGGCAATAAGATTTTTAATAAATCGCGTGGCCGACTGAACACCAAACTCGGCATTCCTGACCCGGAATAA
- a CDS encoding cytochrome b, whose protein sequence is MQLRNSSQRYGIISMFLHWIVALTVYAMFGLGLWMVTLSYYDGWYHQAPELHKSIGVLLMMALVIRVIWRHISPPPAAPKTHSKLTRVSAVAAHIALYLLLFAILISGYLISTADGKPISVFGLFEVPATLSDAGVQADTAGVVHLWLAWSVVILSVLHGLAALKHHFIDKDDTLKRMLGRSSVDSGA, encoded by the coding sequence ATGCAATTGCGTAACTCCTCTCAGCGCTACGGAATAATATCCATGTTTTTGCACTGGATAGTTGCCCTCACCGTTTATGCGATGTTCGGACTGGGACTGTGGATGGTGACGCTCAGTTATTACGACGGCTGGTATCACCAGGCACCAGAGCTGCATAAGAGCATCGGCGTCCTGCTGATGATGGCATTGGTTATTCGCGTGATCTGGCGTCATATTTCCCCGCCGCCTGCCGCGCCTAAAACCCACAGTAAACTGACGCGTGTCAGCGCTGTGGCCGCTCATATTGCCCTCTATCTCCTGTTGTTCGCGATTCTGATTAGCGGCTATCTCATTTCAACTGCAGACGGCAAGCCGATTAGCGTCTTTGGCCTGTTTGAGGTGCCGGCCACGCTCTCTGACGCGGGGGTTCAGGCCGATACCGCAGGCGTGGTTCATCTCTGGCTGGCATGGAGTGTGGTCATCCTCTCTGTGCTGCACGGGCTTGCCGCCCTTAAACACCATTTCATCGATAAAGACGATACGCTAAAGCGCATGCTTGGCCGTTCGTCAGTTGACTCTGGAGCATAA
- a CDS encoding YceI family protein, producing the protein MKKHLLGIALGSLLFTTGSAVAADYKIDKEGQHAFVNFRIQHLGYSWLYGTFKDFDGTFTFDDKNPAADKVNVTINTNSVDTNHAERDKHLRSAEFLNVSKFPQATFASTEVKKEGDKLNITGNLTLNGVTKPVTLDAKLLGQGDDPWGGKRAGFEAAGKIHLKDFNITTDLGPASQDVELIISVEGVQQKS; encoded by the coding sequence ATGAAAAAACACCTGCTGGGTATCGCACTGGGTTCTCTGTTATTCACCACCGGCTCGGCCGTGGCGGCTGATTATAAAATTGATAAAGAAGGCCAGCATGCCTTCGTCAATTTCCGTATTCAGCACCTGGGATATAGCTGGCTGTACGGTACCTTTAAGGATTTTGACGGCACATTCACCTTTGACGATAAAAATCCTGCCGCCGATAAGGTCAATGTGACCATTAATACAAACAGCGTCGACACGAACCATGCTGAGCGCGATAAACATTTGCGTAGTGCAGAGTTCCTGAATGTATCGAAATTCCCACAGGCAACCTTCGCGTCGACGGAAGTGAAGAAAGAGGGCGATAAGCTGAATATTACCGGCAATCTGACACTCAATGGTGTCACCAAACCGGTCACCCTCGACGCCAAATTACTGGGTCAGGGCGATGATCCCTGGGGTGGAAAACGTGCAGGCTTTGAAGCGGCAGGCAAAATTCATCTGAAAGATTTTAATATCACCACGGATTTGGGCCCGGCCTCTCAGGACGTGGAGCTGATTATTTCTGTTGAAGGTGTACAGCAGAAGTCATAA
- the solA gene encoding N-methyl-L-tryptophan oxidase, with the protein MRYDLIIMGSGSVGSAAGYYATQAGLKVLMIDAHLPPHAEGSHHGDTRLIRHAYGEGERYVPLVLRAQTLWDELAKLTEERIFERTGVINLGPASSDFLANVEQSAKAFNLDVEKLDAAGIMSRWPEITVPDDYIGLFEANSGVLHCETAIKTWIGLAEKAGCAQLFNCPVESLTHHADGVTVTTADGEYSASRLLVSAGTWVTRLLPDLPVQPVRKVFSWFQSDGRYSAQNKFPAFTGELPNGDQFYGFPSEKDALKIGKHNGGQAISSPEERKPFGAYPQDGSEAFSFLRNILPGVGGLLYGAACTYDNTPDEDFIIDTLPGHDNTLLVTGLSGHGFKFASVLGEIAAQFAQGIAPQFDLTPFSLSRFNR; encoded by the coding sequence ATGAGATACGACTTAATCATAATGGGTAGCGGATCCGTAGGTTCTGCCGCAGGTTATTACGCAACGCAAGCGGGTCTGAAGGTCCTGATGATCGATGCCCATCTGCCTCCGCATGCGGAGGGGAGCCATCATGGCGACACCCGACTCATTCGCCACGCCTATGGTGAAGGCGAGCGCTATGTTCCGCTGGTGCTCCGCGCCCAGACACTGTGGGATGAACTGGCCAAACTGACCGAAGAGCGCATTTTCGAACGCACGGGTGTCATCAACCTTGGCCCGGCGAGCTCTGATTTTCTGGCCAACGTGGAACAGAGTGCGAAAGCGTTCAACCTTGACGTTGAGAAACTGGACGCGGCGGGCATCATGAGCCGCTGGCCAGAGATCACCGTCCCGGACGATTATATCGGTCTGTTTGAAGCCAACTCCGGGGTCCTGCACTGTGAAACGGCCATCAAAACCTGGATCGGTCTTGCAGAAAAAGCGGGCTGCGCTCAGCTCTTCAACTGCCCGGTTGAATCCCTTACCCATCACGCTGACGGCGTTACGGTCACCACTGCGGATGGAGAATATTCAGCGTCCCGTCTGCTGGTTAGCGCAGGGACCTGGGTCACCCGTCTGTTGCCAGACCTGCCCGTTCAGCCGGTGCGCAAGGTCTTCTCGTGGTTCCAGTCGGATGGTCGTTACAGTGCGCAGAATAAATTCCCGGCGTTCACCGGCGAGTTACCGAACGGCGATCAGTTTTACGGCTTCCCGTCTGAGAAAGACGCGCTCAAAATCGGCAAACACAATGGTGGGCAGGCGATCTCTTCGCCTGAAGAGCGCAAACCGTTTGGTGCATACCCGCAAGATGGCTCCGAAGCCTTCTCGTTCCTGCGTAATATTCTGCCGGGCGTGGGTGGCTTACTTTATGGTGCAGCCTGCACCTACGACAATACACCGGACGAAGACTTTATCATCGACACCCTGCCGGGGCATGACAACACGCTGCTCGTCACCGGCCTGAGCGGTCATGGCTTCAAGTTCGCCTCTGTACTGGGTGAAATCGCCGCGCAGTTTGCCCAGGGTATCGCACCGCAGTTTGATCTTACCCCCTTCTCACTTTCGCGTTTTAACCGATAA
- a CDS encoding Kdo(2)-lipid IV(A) acyltransferase — protein sequence MTQLPKFTVALMHPRYWLTWLGIGFLWLLVQLPYPVIFRLGKCLGRLAQTFMKRRARIAYRNLELCFPQMSESERHDMVTKNFESVGMGLMETGMAWFWPDKRMARWSVVAGTGMEPVHTLQANQTGVLLIGVHFLTLEIGARMFGMQAPGIGVYRPNDNPVIDLIQTNGRMRSNKSMIDRKDLKGMIRALKSGEVVWYAPDHDYGPQSSVFVPFFAVQEAATTTGTWMLARMSKAAIVPFVPRRKPDGSGYELIMLEPELAPPLTDAETTAHWMNGIVEKCIMLAPEQYMWLHRRFKTRPEGTPSRY from the coding sequence ATGACCCAGTTACCGAAATTTACTGTCGCCCTTATGCATCCCCGCTATTGGTTGACCTGGCTTGGCATTGGCTTTTTATGGCTTCTGGTCCAACTCCCCTACCCTGTTATTTTCCGTCTGGGCAAATGTTTGGGTCGTCTTGCGCAAACGTTTATGAAACGTCGCGCCAGGATTGCATACCGCAACCTTGAGCTGTGCTTCCCGCAGATGAGCGAGTCAGAACGTCATGACATGGTGACAAAGAATTTCGAATCTGTCGGCATGGGGCTGATGGAGACAGGAATGGCGTGGTTCTGGCCGGATAAACGCATGGCGCGCTGGAGCGTTGTTGCCGGAACGGGCATGGAGCCCGTGCATACGCTGCAGGCAAACCAGACGGGGGTGCTGCTGATTGGCGTACACTTTCTGACCCTGGAAATCGGTGCCCGTATGTTCGGTATGCAGGCGCCCGGCATTGGTGTTTATCGTCCTAACGATAACCCGGTTATCGATCTCATCCAGACCAATGGCCGTATGCGTTCCAATAAAAGTATGATCGACCGTAAGGATCTGAAGGGGATGATCCGCGCCCTCAAATCAGGTGAAGTGGTCTGGTACGCCCCCGATCACGACTACGGTCCGCAGTCCAGCGTATTTGTGCCGTTTTTCGCCGTTCAGGAGGCGGCCACCACCACCGGTACCTGGATGCTGGCGCGCATGTCCAAAGCCGCCATCGTTCCGTTTGTTCCACGTCGCAAACCGGATGGTTCTGGTTACGAATTAATTATGCTGGAACCGGAACTGGCCCCGCCGCTGACCGATGCAGAAACCACCGCGCACTGGATGAATGGCATTGTCGAGAAGTGCATAATGCTCGCGCCGGAACAGTATATGTGGCTCCACCGTCGCTTTAAAACGCGGCCAGAAGGCACGCCGTCCCGCTATTAA
- a CDS encoding YceK/YidQ family lipoprotein: MKIIIVVMMACLLSGCGSIISRTIPGQGHGNQYYPGVKWDVRDSAWRYLTVLDLPFSLIFDTLLLPIDASHGPYE; this comes from the coding sequence ATGAAAATAATCATCGTCGTCATGATGGCATGTCTGCTGAGTGGCTGTGGCAGCATCATCAGTCGCACCATTCCAGGGCAGGGCCACGGGAATCAGTATTATCCGGGCGTGAAATGGGATGTCCGGGATTCCGCATGGCGCTACCTTACGGTGCTCGATCTGCCGTTCTCGCTGATTTTCGACACGCTATTGCTGCCCATCGATGCCAGCCACGGCCCCTACGAGTAG